Proteins from a genomic interval of Nautilia sp. PV-1:
- a CDS encoding cytochrome c has protein sequence MLIRLFFATLFVFLYAKEDNWFITNLEYGKMLYNNPRGISCAKCHGIKGKGKVITSYINSKDKKVIIKTVPIKNITFDKLKKALFHQIKIKPVLRKNPKSPLRFMNIMPKYDYLTNDEIKALLLYLK, from the coding sequence ATGTTAATTCGATTATTTTTTGCCACTTTGTTTGTTTTTCTTTACGCTAAAGAAGACAACTGGTTCATTACAAACCTGGAATACGGCAAAATGCTCTACAACAACCCAAGAGGAATAAGCTGTGCAAAATGTCACGGTATAAAAGGAAAAGGCAAAGTTATTACCTCTTACATTAATTCAAAAGATAAAAAAGTAATCATTAAAACGGTTCCTATCAAAAACATAACATTTGATAAGCTAAAAAAAGCACTTTTCCATCAGATAAAAATAAAACCGGTACTTCGCAAAAACCCTAAATCACCTCTCAGATTTATGAACATTATGCCGAAATACGATTATCTCACCAACGATGAAATAAAAGCGCTGCTGTTATATCTCAAATAA
- a CDS encoding CoA ester lyase produces MIFEDISEFENIVKTNDIKKALSYIKHSYSSQLFSTKKRSVLMVSGHQVKHLNKIDSLPADVIMLNLEDGVPKEKKEIARIMTAVFLSNLKNSGKEIVIRVNPINEGGLEDIKFLDKFSFNAFRIPKVNSIEEIDDVFMKTDKEIHASIETKEAFFNLKELKHPKLTTFYIGIYDLLNELKISHSVITPENPLIHKILSDFSLTSRYLNITPIGFVYQHYKDLEGFKKWCLIQKNLGIQGVGCITPAQCEIANKIFDEDLEFAKIIVERFEKEGPFTFDGLYVDEPIYQNYKFLLSNFVTY; encoded by the coding sequence ATGATCTTCGAAGACATCTCGGAATTTGAAAACATTGTCAAAACCAACGATATCAAAAAAGCCCTCTCCTATATTAAACATTCATATTCTTCCCAGTTATTCAGTACAAAAAAAAGAAGCGTTCTTATGGTAAGCGGCCATCAGGTTAAACATCTAAACAAAATAGACTCTCTTCCGGCAGATGTAATAATGCTAAATCTTGAAGACGGCGTCCCGAAAGAAAAAAAAGAAATAGCAAGAATAATGACAGCCGTATTTTTATCCAACTTAAAAAACAGCGGGAAAGAAATTGTAATAAGAGTCAATCCTATAAACGAAGGAGGTCTTGAAGATATTAAATTTTTAGATAAATTCAGTTTCAATGCGTTTAGAATTCCAAAAGTTAACAGTATCGAAGAAATTGACGACGTTTTTATGAAAACGGACAAGGAAATACACGCCTCAATAGAAACAAAAGAAGCGTTTTTTAATTTAAAAGAGCTTAAGCATCCGAAACTTACTACGTTTTACATAGGTATTTACGATCTTCTTAACGAACTTAAAATTTCACATTCGGTAATTACGCCGGAAAATCCTCTGATCCATAAAATTTTAAGCGATTTTTCACTCACAAGCAGATATTTAAACATAACCCCGATTGGATTTGTATATCAGCATTACAAAGATCTTGAAGGGTTTAAAAAATGGTGCTTAATACAAAAGAACCTCGGCATTCAGGGAGTGGGATGTATAACTCCTGCCCAGTGCGAAATAGCGAATAAAATATTTGATGAAGATTTGGAGTTTGCAAAAATAATAGTAGAAAGGTTTGAAAAAGAAGGACCGTTTACCTTTGACGGCCTGTATGTGGACGAACCTATTTATCAAAATTATAAATTCTTACTGAGTAATTTTGTAACATATTAA